The proteins below come from a single Bacillus spongiae genomic window:
- a CDS encoding aminopeptidase translates to MALKAKIRSITMEHPFLDFQFGKGVIYTTIEGFESLTQLLTKDEGSFFLGEVALVQHDFLNKYPIHNVCLTKTLLASLEVLFPFVSRALKQKTFKMNDNQSITPISF, encoded by the coding sequence TTGGCGTTAAAAGCTAAAATCCGCTCCATTACCATGGAACACCCTTTTTTAGATTTCCAGTTTGGGAAAGGTGTGATTTACACAACAATAGAAGGGTTCGAATCATTAACACAATTATTGACGAAAGATGAAGGGTCTTTCTTTTTGGGAGAAGTGGCGTTAGTCCAGCACGACTTCCTTAACAAATATCCTATTCATAATGTTTGTTTGACGAAAACGCTTCTTGCCTCTTTGGAAGTGCTCTTTCCATTTGTATCAAGGGCGCTAAAGCAAAAAACCTTTAAAATGAACGATAACCAGAGTATCACTCCTATTAGCTTTTGA